One segment of Alistipes finegoldii DSM 17242 DNA contains the following:
- a CDS encoding alpha/beta hydrolase — protein sequence MTTRRILRIIALFVLLLIAAVIGGSFYMLGFSLRPEETMRAKNATAYEYMYAEYPFLRPWTDSLERAGALRDTVIVDPQGVRLHALYAAAPEPTDRTAVIVHGYTDCAVRMLMIGYLYNHDLRYNVLLPDLHYHGRSEGRAIRMGWLDRLDVLRWMEVADTLFGGNTQMVVHGISMGAATTMMVAGESQRPYVKCFVEDCGYTSVWDEFSNELKTSFGLPAFPLMHTASWLCDLKYGWNFREASALAQVAKCELPMLFIHGDADDYVPTWMVYPLYEAKPGEKELWLVPGAGHAYSYRDNREEYTAVVREFVGKYVR from the coding sequence ATGACGACGAGACGGATTTTACGGATCATAGCCCTTTTTGTGCTGTTGCTGATAGCTGCTGTTATCGGCGGGAGTTTCTACATGCTCGGCTTCTCGCTGCGCCCTGAAGAGACGATGCGGGCGAAAAATGCGACGGCCTATGAATATATGTACGCCGAGTATCCTTTCCTGCGTCCGTGGACGGACAGCCTCGAACGGGCCGGAGCGTTGCGCGATACGGTGATCGTCGATCCGCAGGGCGTGCGGCTCCATGCGCTCTACGCCGCGGCTCCCGAACCGACCGACCGCACGGCCGTCATCGTCCATGGATATACCGACTGCGCCGTGCGGATGCTGATGATCGGCTACCTCTATAATCACGACCTGCGTTACAACGTGCTGCTGCCCGACCTGCACTACCACGGGCGGAGCGAAGGCCGGGCGATCCGCATGGGCTGGCTCGACCGGCTGGATGTGCTGCGCTGGATGGAGGTCGCCGACACCCTCTTCGGCGGCAATACGCAGATGGTCGTTCACGGTATCTCGATGGGCGCCGCCACGACGATGATGGTTGCGGGCGAGTCGCAGCGCCCCTATGTGAAGTGTTTTGTCGAGGACTGCGGCTACACGAGCGTCTGGGACGAGTTCTCGAACGAGCTGAAAACCTCGTTCGGACTTCCCGCATTTCCGCTGATGCACACTGCGAGCTGGCTCTGTGATCTAAAATACGGCTGGAATTTCCGCGAGGCTTCGGCGCTGGCGCAGGTGGCCAAGTGCGAACTTCCGATGCTCTTCATCCACGGCGACGCCGACGATTACGTGCCTACGTGGATGGTCTATCCGCTCTATGAGGCCAAGCCGGGCGAAAAGGAGCTGTGGCTCGTTCCCGGAGCCGGACACGCCTACTCCTACCGGGACAACAGGGAGGAATACACCGCCGTCGTCCGGGAGTTCGTCGGAAAATACGTCCGCTGA
- a CDS encoding IS110 family transposase: MRYIGIDVSKATFVVAYSSDKGGEIRTFNNTTAGIRQFIGTLPKDGSIHCVMEATGNYSALLLYMLNVAGITVSMENPLKVKNFAKALLSTVKTDKSDARLITLYGEKMNPRPFKVQGEAILRLRQKRTVIRQLTKQITAMSNLRGSLACLPVPDKGATHTVDETIKFLEKKRDRLQAELTDLVEVEFSRQLALLTTIKGIGITLATALIITTGGFTYFQNAKQVSRYLGICPTYEQSGTSVNIKGHINRNGDAYTRGLLYIAAWPASRFNAQCKETYTRLRQNGKSGKLAMIAVANKLIRQAFAVVAHDKEYIDGFVSNRP, translated from the coding sequence ATGAGGTACATTGGAATCGACGTGAGCAAGGCTACATTCGTGGTAGCTTACTCCTCCGACAAAGGCGGGGAGATCCGTACTTTTAACAACACGACCGCTGGTATCAGACAGTTTATCGGGACTCTCCCCAAAGACGGCAGTATCCACTGTGTTATGGAGGCGACAGGGAATTACAGCGCCTTGCTGCTGTATATGCTCAATGTCGCCGGAATTACTGTCAGCATGGAGAATCCGCTGAAGGTAAAGAACTTCGCCAAAGCCTTGCTCTCTACGGTCAAGACCGATAAGAGCGATGCACGACTCATTACCTTGTACGGAGAGAAGATGAACCCGCGTCCTTTCAAGGTACAGGGAGAGGCCATCCTGCGGCTCCGACAGAAAAGAACCGTCATTCGCCAACTTACTAAGCAGATTACCGCCATGTCGAACCTTCGTGGCTCTCTTGCATGTCTGCCTGTCCCGGACAAAGGTGCAACTCATACCGTAGACGAAACTATCAAGTTCCTTGAAAAGAAGCGTGACAGGCTCCAGGCGGAACTCACGGATCTTGTCGAAGTGGAGTTCAGCCGACAACTCGCGCTGCTGACGACCATCAAAGGGATAGGCATAACGCTTGCCACGGCGCTCATCATCACTACTGGAGGCTTTACCTACTTCCAAAATGCCAAGCAGGTGTCCCGGTATCTCGGAATTTGTCCCACTTACGAACAGTCCGGAACTTCGGTAAACATCAAAGGGCATATCAACCGAAACGGAGACGCATACACTAGAGGACTTCTCTATATCGCCGCTTGGCCTGCCAGTAGGTTCAATGCCCAATGCAAAGAGACCTATACGAGGCTCAGGCAAAACGGAAAATCGGGAAAACTCGCTATGATCGCTGTCGCAAACAAGCTCATCAGGCAGGCTTTTGCTGTTGTCGCGCACGATAAAGAGTATATCGACGGATTCGTCTCCAACAGACCTTAG
- a CDS encoding fumarate hydratase, translating into MADFIYQEPFPVGEDKTEYRLLTKDYVKVVECDGRKILKVDPAGLELLSKAAYCDVSFYLRAAHLQKLRNILEDPEATDNDKFVAYTMLLNQVVAAEGELPTCQDTGTAICIGHKGEDVYTGADDAACIAKGVYETYKDRNLRYSQVVPFTMTDEKNSGTNLPAQIDIYGGRPGMEYEFLFITKGGGSANKTFLYQQTKALLNEESLTKFIKQHIFDLGTSACPPYHLAICIGGTSAEMCLSTVKKASAGYLDELPTSGNEGGRCFRDLEWEEKVLRICQESGVGAQFGGKYLVHDVRVIRAPRHAASCPVAIGVSCSADRNIKAKITPDGIFLEALEKNPARFLPAEAPAMSPAVDIDLDEGMDKVREILTKYPIKTRLNLKGTLIVARDIAHARIKQMLDEGKPMPEYFKKHPVYYAGPAKTPEGMASGSFGPTTAGRMDPYVDLFQSHGGSLVMVAKGNRSQQVTDACRKHGGFYLGSIGGPAAILAKNSIKSVEVVDFPELGMEAVRKIYVENFPAFIIVDDKGNDFFADFKH; encoded by the coding sequence ATGGCTGATTTTATTTATCAGGAGCCGTTCCCCGTGGGGGAGGACAAAACCGAGTACCGTCTTTTGACGAAGGATTACGTGAAGGTCGTCGAGTGCGACGGACGTAAAATCCTGAAGGTGGACCCCGCGGGTCTCGAACTGTTGTCGAAGGCCGCTTACTGCGACGTGTCGTTCTATCTGCGCGCCGCGCACCTGCAGAAACTGCGCAACATCCTCGAAGATCCCGAAGCTACCGACAACGACAAGTTCGTGGCCTACACCATGCTGCTGAATCAGGTCGTTGCGGCCGAGGGCGAGCTGCCGACCTGTCAGGACACCGGCACGGCCATCTGCATCGGCCATAAGGGCGAGGACGTCTACACGGGGGCCGACGACGCCGCGTGCATCGCGAAGGGCGTTTACGAAACCTACAAGGACCGCAACCTGCGCTATTCGCAGGTCGTGCCCTTCACGATGACCGACGAGAAGAATTCGGGCACCAACCTGCCGGCCCAGATCGACATCTACGGCGGCCGTCCGGGCATGGAATACGAATTCCTCTTCATCACCAAGGGCGGCGGCTCGGCCAACAAAACCTTCCTCTACCAGCAGACCAAGGCGCTGCTGAACGAGGAGTCGCTCACGAAATTCATCAAACAGCATATCTTCGACCTCGGCACGTCGGCCTGCCCGCCCTACCACCTCGCGATCTGCATCGGCGGCACGTCGGCCGAAATGTGCCTTTCGACCGTGAAGAAGGCCTCGGCCGGCTACCTCGACGAGCTGCCCACTTCGGGCAACGAGGGAGGCCGCTGCTTCCGCGACCTCGAATGGGAGGAGAAGGTGCTCAGGATCTGTCAGGAGAGCGGCGTCGGCGCGCAGTTCGGCGGCAAGTACCTCGTACACGACGTGCGCGTGATCCGCGCCCCGCGCCATGCGGCTTCGTGCCCCGTGGCCATCGGCGTCAGCTGCTCGGCGGACCGTAACATCAAGGCCAAGATCACGCCCGACGGCATCTTCCTCGAAGCGCTGGAGAAGAACCCCGCCCGCTTCCTGCCCGCCGAGGCGCCCGCCATGTCGCCCGCCGTGGACATCGACCTCGACGAAGGCATGGACAAGGTCCGCGAAATCCTTACCAAATATCCGATCAAGACGCGCCTGAACCTGAAGGGCACGCTGATCGTGGCGCGCGACATCGCCCACGCCCGCATCAAGCAGATGCTCGACGAGGGCAAGCCCATGCCCGAATACTTCAAGAAGCACCCGGTGTACTACGCGGGTCCGGCCAAGACGCCGGAGGGCATGGCTTCGGGCTCGTTCGGCCCCACGACGGCCGGACGCATGGACCCCTACGTGGATCTGTTCCAGTCGCACGGCGGTTCGCTGGTGATGGTGGCCAAGGGCAATCGCTCGCAGCAGGTCACCGACGCCTGCCGCAAGCACGGCGGTTTCTACCTCGGTTCGATCGGCGGCCCGGCGGCTATTCTGGCCAAGAACTCGATCAAGTCGGTCGAGGTCGTGGACTTCCCCGAACTGGGCATGGAGGCTGTCCGCAAGATCTACGTCGAGAACTTCCCGGCGTTCATCATCGTCGACGACAAGGGCAACGACTTTTTTGCCGATTTCAAACATTAA
- the recR gene encoding recombination mediator RecR, producing MSKLLQDVVGELSKLPGVGRRTALRLAIHILRMERESVAEMTESIDRFRNDVKYCAECNNLSDEEVCPICLDDERDRTTICVVEQVADVLSIENTHQYKGLYHVLGGVISPMQGISPSDLKIDLLTERIARGGVKEVILAISTSVEGETTLFYLMNRLRQFPGVKVTSIARGIGFGDELEYVDELTITHALRNRREVE from the coding sequence ATGTCTAAATTACTACAGGACGTCGTCGGCGAGTTGTCGAAGCTTCCGGGCGTGGGGCGCCGCACGGCGCTGCGTCTCGCCATCCACATCCTGCGCATGGAGCGGGAGTCGGTGGCCGAAATGACGGAGAGCATCGACCGTTTCCGCAACGACGTGAAATACTGCGCCGAGTGCAACAACCTTTCGGACGAGGAGGTGTGCCCGATCTGTCTGGACGACGAGCGCGACCGGACCACGATCTGCGTCGTGGAGCAGGTCGCCGACGTGCTCTCGATCGAGAATACCCACCAGTACAAGGGTCTCTACCACGTGCTGGGCGGGGTCATTTCGCCGATGCAGGGCATTTCGCCCTCGGATCTGAAGATCGACCTGCTGACCGAGCGCATCGCCCGCGGCGGCGTGAAGGAGGTGATTCTCGCCATTTCGACCTCGGTCGAGGGCGAGACGACGCTCTTCTACCTGATGAACCGCCTGCGGCAGTTCCCCGGCGTGAAAGTCACCTCGATCGCCCGCGGCATCGGCTTCGGCGACGAGCTGGAATACGTCGACGAGCTGACCATCACGCATGCTTTGCGGAACCGCCGCGAAGTCGAATGA
- a CDS encoding RidA family protein, with product MKKIIASPHAPKAVGPYSQAVEAGGALYVSGQLPIDGATSKMDEGVEAQTHRSLTNLRHILEEGGYTLGDVVKTTVLLQNIGDFAAMNAVYARFFTERMPARVCYQVAALPMGALVEIDAVAVK from the coding sequence ATGAAGAAGATTATCGCATCGCCCCATGCGCCCAAAGCCGTGGGACCCTACTCGCAGGCCGTCGAAGCCGGCGGCGCGCTCTATGTTTCGGGCCAGCTTCCGATCGACGGCGCCACCAGTAAAATGGACGAAGGCGTCGAAGCCCAGACGCACCGGTCGCTTACGAACCTGCGCCACATCCTCGAAGAGGGCGGCTATACGCTCGGCGACGTGGTCAAGACCACCGTCCTGCTGCAGAACATCGGCGATTTCGCCGCGATGAACGCCGTTTACGCCCGGTTCTTTACCGAGCGGATGCCCGCCCGCGTGTGCTATCAGGTGGCGGCGCTTCCGATGGGCGCGCTGGTCGAGATCGACGCCGTGGCGGTGAAGTAG
- a CDS encoding metallophosphoesterase, whose product MKRGIMTLAALAAMLWSLPAAAQEEYRQPALENPESWSVVVIPDLQGYAKNEASQPIARLMTAWIADNIERLNVRMVLCVGDVVEQNDRIGNGFSGDLTSVRQWQGMADAFDVLDGRVPYLVATGNHDYTYTRSGARRTHLNEYFPIGRNPLNAAAICQFGLDSDENPAVENCAFELKAPDGKDYLFLNMEFAPRDTVMKWAQQVAGLEEYADHRIVLMTHAYLDAKDQRLSGPCKVTSYEPLVRNGRIVKIKGLPLPDASNGEDLWQKLVRPASNIELVVCGHISGSGFRTDRNSAGKDVHQMLFDAQSMGGGYEGNGGDGWIRILEFMPDGVTVKATTFSPLFAISPTTRQFAWMRDAKNEFTFRFSK is encoded by the coding sequence ATGAAAAGAGGAATAATGACCCTCGCGGCGTTGGCCGCCATGTTGTGGAGCCTGCCCGCTGCGGCGCAGGAGGAATACCGGCAACCCGCGCTGGAGAATCCCGAATCGTGGAGCGTCGTGGTGATCCCCGACCTGCAGGGATATGCCAAGAACGAAGCCAGCCAGCCCATCGCCCGCCTGATGACGGCGTGGATCGCCGACAACATCGAGCGGCTGAACGTTCGGATGGTGCTCTGCGTGGGCGACGTGGTCGAGCAGAACGACCGCATCGGCAACGGTTTTTCAGGCGACCTGACCTCGGTGCGCCAATGGCAGGGCATGGCCGATGCGTTCGACGTGCTGGACGGCCGCGTGCCCTATCTGGTCGCCACCGGCAACCACGACTACACCTATACCCGCAGCGGCGCGCGGCGCACGCACCTGAACGAATATTTCCCGATCGGCCGCAACCCGCTCAACGCGGCGGCGATCTGCCAGTTCGGACTCGATTCGGACGAGAATCCCGCCGTCGAGAACTGCGCCTTCGAACTGAAGGCCCCCGACGGCAAGGACTACCTTTTCCTGAATATGGAGTTCGCGCCCCGCGATACGGTGATGAAGTGGGCGCAGCAGGTGGCGGGGCTGGAGGAGTACGCCGATCACCGGATCGTGCTGATGACCCACGCTTACCTCGATGCCAAGGACCAGCGGCTTTCCGGCCCCTGCAAGGTGACGAGCTACGAACCGCTGGTGCGCAACGGCAGGATCGTGAAGATCAAGGGACTGCCGCTTCCCGACGCCAGCAACGGCGAGGATCTCTGGCAGAAACTGGTCCGCCCGGCTTCCAACATCGAACTGGTGGTCTGCGGCCACATTTCGGGAAGCGGGTTCCGCACCGACAGAAACAGCGCCGGAAAAGACGTACACCAGATGCTCTTCGACGCGCAGTCGATGGGCGGCGGTTACGAGGGTAACGGCGGCGACGGCTGGATACGCATTCTGGAGTTCATGCCCGACGGCGTGACGGTGAAGGCGACGACTTTCTCGCCCCTGTTCGCCATTTCGCCCACTACGCGGCAGTTCGCTTGGATGCGCGACGCGAAGAACGAATTTACGTTCCGCTTCAGCAAATAA
- a CDS encoding malate dehydrogenase, with product MEFLTNDKLTIVGAAGMIGSNMAQTALMMRLTPNICLYDPYAPALEGVAEELYHCAFEGVNITWTSDIKEALTDASYVVSSGGAARKAGMTREDLLKGNTEIAAQLGKDIKTYCPGVKHVVVVFNPADITGLVTLIYAGIRPSQLSTLAALDSTRLRSELAKYFKISPDEIRNCRTYGGHGEQMAVFASTTLVAGRPLSELIGHEMPEGDWHDLQQRVIQGGKHIIDLRGRSSFQSPAYLSICMIAAAMGGKPFGYPAGVFVHNDEFKHILMAMETQITKEGVSYKNVQGTAEENKTLAASYEHLCKLRDEVISMGIIPPVEEWRSLNPHLK from the coding sequence ATGGAATTTCTGACAAACGACAAACTCACGATCGTGGGCGCGGCCGGTATGATCGGCTCGAACATGGCCCAGACGGCGCTGATGATGCGCCTTACGCCGAACATCTGCCTGTATGACCCGTACGCTCCCGCGCTCGAAGGCGTGGCCGAGGAGCTTTATCACTGCGCGTTCGAAGGGGTGAACATCACTTGGACGAGCGATATCAAGGAGGCTCTTACGGACGCTTCGTATGTCGTTTCGTCGGGCGGCGCGGCGCGCAAGGCGGGCATGACGCGCGAAGACCTGCTGAAAGGCAATACCGAGATCGCCGCGCAGCTGGGCAAGGACATCAAGACCTACTGCCCCGGTGTGAAGCATGTGGTCGTGGTTTTCAATCCCGCCGACATCACGGGACTGGTAACGCTGATCTATGCGGGCATCCGTCCCTCGCAGCTTTCGACCCTTGCCGCGCTGGACAGCACGCGCCTGCGTTCGGAGCTGGCCAAGTATTTCAAGATTTCGCCCGACGAAATCCGCAACTGCCGCACCTACGGCGGCCACGGCGAGCAGATGGCCGTCTTCGCCTCGACGACGCTCGTCGCCGGACGTCCTCTTTCGGAGCTGATCGGCCATGAAATGCCCGAAGGCGACTGGCACGACCTGCAGCAGCGTGTGATTCAGGGCGGCAAGCATATCATCGACCTGCGCGGCCGCTCGTCGTTCCAAAGCCCGGCCTACCTGTCGATCTGCATGATCGCTGCGGCCATGGGCGGCAAGCCGTTCGGCTATCCGGCCGGCGTATTCGTGCACAACGATGAGTTCAAGCATATCCTGATGGCTATGGAGACCCAGATCACCAAGGAGGGCGTCAGCTACAAGAACGTGCAGGGCACGGCCGAGGAGAACAAGACCCTCGCCGCCAGCTACGAACACCTCTGCAAACTGCGCGACGAGGTGATTTCGATGGGTATCATCCCGCCCGTGGAGGAATGGCGCAGCCTGAATCCGCACCTGAAATAG
- a CDS encoding BatD family protein, translating to MRDFIAKISLTALFALAIFSASAAEKVTFEASSPLTVAVGEAFRVEFALNAYPDKGTFKAPSFDGFDVIAGPAESSGQSIQIVNGAMTKSINYTITYVLLPQAAGNVTVGAAEVTVDGTVYRSNALPIEIVNEGKSPGAGGTQSRPREDSSPDVTAQNQIAKDDILLRAVVSRTSVYKGEPLRVTFKLYERVPVVGYNDVKFPSFNGFWAQELNTDNARRQRETFNGKVYETLVAKEYLLYPQQAGTLVIEPAELTAVAQVVVPGRRNVDPFFGGGPDFVNVPRKVQSPRINIAVKPLPAGAPASFSGAVGSFTMDAVLPQERLAANSAATYTVKISGTGNLTFVQAPKLTLPASFEQYNVKTTESINTSAAGISGYRQFEYPFIARAEGTYEVEPVEFSYFDPSRMQYMTLKSKALELEITPDAKGGGDALVVQGRGMSKEEVKLLGQDIRFIKLGSPQLRSVREPFLFSAAYWVLFFGILILFAMVYVALRRQIRESQNVALLRGKRANKVAVQRFRAAKRYMEEQNRHAFYEEMLRALWGYMSDKFNIPVANLTKENVREELHKRGVSSEESQRFTAIITKCDEAQYSPAASARMTEVYGEGVDIISRIEAMIKR from the coding sequence ATGAGAGATTTCATTGCGAAAATATCCCTGACGGCGCTCTTCGCGCTGGCGATCTTCTCGGCATCGGCTGCCGAGAAGGTCACTTTTGAGGCCAGCTCTCCGCTGACGGTCGCCGTCGGCGAAGCGTTCCGCGTGGAGTTCGCGCTCAACGCCTATCCCGACAAGGGGACGTTCAAGGCGCCTTCGTTCGACGGATTCGACGTGATCGCCGGCCCGGCCGAGTCGTCGGGCCAGTCGATCCAGATCGTCAACGGAGCGATGACCAAAAGCATCAATTACACGATCACCTACGTCCTGCTTCCGCAGGCTGCGGGCAACGTCACCGTCGGGGCTGCCGAAGTCACGGTGGACGGCACCGTCTACCGTTCCAACGCCCTGCCGATCGAGATCGTGAACGAGGGCAAGTCCCCCGGCGCCGGCGGCACGCAGTCCCGGCCGCGCGAGGACTCCTCGCCGGACGTTACGGCGCAGAACCAGATCGCCAAGGACGACATTCTGCTGCGCGCCGTCGTGTCGCGGACCTCGGTCTACAAGGGCGAGCCGCTGCGCGTGACGTTCAAGCTGTACGAGCGGGTGCCGGTCGTGGGATACAACGACGTGAAATTCCCGTCGTTCAACGGATTCTGGGCGCAGGAGCTCAATACCGACAATGCCCGGCGCCAGCGCGAGACCTTCAACGGCAAGGTCTATGAGACGCTCGTGGCCAAGGAGTACCTGCTCTACCCGCAGCAGGCCGGGACGCTCGTGATCGAGCCGGCCGAACTGACGGCCGTGGCGCAGGTCGTGGTGCCGGGACGCCGCAACGTGGATCCCTTCTTCGGGGGCGGTCCCGACTTCGTCAACGTGCCCCGCAAGGTGCAGAGTCCGCGCATCAACATCGCCGTCAAGCCGCTGCCAGCGGGCGCTCCCGCCAGCTTCAGCGGCGCCGTGGGCAGTTTCACGATGGACGCCGTGCTTCCGCAGGAGCGGCTGGCCGCCAACTCCGCGGCGACCTATACGGTGAAGATCTCCGGCACGGGCAACCTTACGTTCGTGCAGGCCCCCAAACTGACGCTCCCCGCTTCGTTCGAGCAGTATAACGTCAAGACCACCGAGTCGATCAACACCTCTGCGGCCGGCATCTCCGGCTACCGCCAGTTCGAATATCCCTTCATCGCGCGCGCCGAAGGCACGTACGAGGTGGAACCCGTCGAATTCAGCTATTTCGACCCGTCGCGCATGCAGTACATGACGCTGAAGTCGAAGGCGCTGGAGCTGGAGATCACGCCCGACGCCAAGGGCGGCGGCGACGCTCTCGTGGTGCAGGGCCGCGGCATGTCGAAGGAGGAGGTCAAGCTGCTCGGACAGGATATCCGCTTCATCAAGCTGGGCAGTCCGCAGCTGCGTTCGGTCCGCGAACCGTTCCTCTTCAGCGCGGCCTACTGGGTGCTGTTCTTCGGCATCCTGATCCTCTTCGCAATGGTCTACGTCGCGCTGCGCCGGCAGATCCGCGAGTCGCAGAACGTGGCCCTGCTGCGGGGCAAGCGCGCCAACAAGGTCGCCGTGCAGCGTTTCCGCGCCGCCAAACGCTACATGGAGGAGCAGAACCGCCATGCGTTCTACGAGGAGATGCTCCGCGCGTTGTGGGGCTACATGAGCGACAAGTTCAACATTCCGGTCGCCAACCTCACGAAAGAGAACGTCCGCGAGGAGCTGCACAAACGGGGCGTCTCGTCCGAAGAGTCGCAGCGTTTCACGGCCATCATCACCAAGTGCGACGAGGCGCAGTATTCGCCGGCCGCATCGGCCCGGATGACCGAGGTCTACGGCGAGGGCGTCGATATCATTTCGCGGATCGAAGCGATGATAAAACGATAG
- a CDS encoding class II fructose-bisphosphate aldolase, which produces MVSYKDLGLVNTREMFAKAIKGGYAIPAFNFNNMEQMQAIIQACVEASSPVILQVSSGARKYANQTLLRYMAQGAVEYAKELGKNIPIVLHLDHGNSFELCKSCIDMGFSSVMIDGSHLPYEENVALTKQVVDYAHQFDVTVEGELGVLAGVEDEVSAEHHTYTDPKDVVDFVSKTGVDSLAISIGTSHGANKFKPEQCTRNAEGILVPPELRFDILAEIEKELPGFPIVLHGSSSVPQEYVKIINTHGGALKDAVGIPEEQLRKAAKSAVCKINIDSDGRLAMTAAIRKIFVDQPAEFDPRKYLGPARDELKKLYMHKCESVLGSAGKA; this is translated from the coding sequence ATGGTATCCTACAAAGATTTGGGTCTTGTGAACACCCGTGAGATGTTCGCAAAGGCCATCAAGGGCGGTTATGCCATCCCGGCATTCAACTTCAACAACATGGAGCAGATGCAGGCCATCATTCAGGCTTGCGTGGAGGCTTCGTCGCCGGTAATTCTTCAGGTGTCGTCGGGCGCGCGCAAGTACGCCAACCAGACCCTGCTCCGCTACATGGCTCAGGGCGCCGTCGAATATGCCAAGGAACTGGGCAAGAACATTCCGATCGTTCTGCACCTCGACCACGGCAACTCGTTCGAGCTTTGCAAGAGCTGCATCGACATGGGCTTCTCGTCGGTGATGATCGACGGTTCGCACCTCCCCTATGAGGAGAACGTGGCGCTCACCAAGCAGGTGGTCGATTACGCACACCAGTTCGACGTGACGGTAGAAGGCGAGCTGGGCGTACTGGCCGGTGTGGAGGACGAGGTTTCGGCCGAGCACCACACCTACACCGATCCCAAGGACGTCGTGGATTTCGTATCCAAGACCGGCGTAGATTCGCTGGCCATCTCGATCGGCACCTCGCACGGCGCCAACAAGTTCAAGCCCGAACAGTGCACCCGCAACGCCGAGGGCATCCTCGTTCCGCCCGAACTGCGTTTCGACATTCTGGCCGAGATCGAGAAGGAGCTTCCGGGCTTCCCCATCGTGCTGCACGGATCGTCGTCGGTTCCGCAGGAGTACGTGAAGATCATCAACACGCACGGCGGTGCGCTGAAGGATGCCGTAGGCATTCCCGAAGAGCAGCTCCGCAAGGCTGCCAAGAGCGCCGTCTGCAAGATCAACATCGACTCGGACGGCCGTCTGGCGATGACCGCAGCCATCCGCAAGATCTTCGTAGACCAGCCCGCCGAGTTCGACCCCCGCAAATATCTGGGTCCGGCCCGCGACGAGCTGAAGAAACTCTACATGCACAAGTGCGAGAGCGTGCTGGGTTCGGCCGGCAAGGCTTAA
- a CDS encoding tetratricopeptide repeat protein: MKKRISVCLVLLLGWLASYAQEPADSLAQPAAEQSESAPRPTTDELWDMANTAYINGNFHSAAEVYEEILSRGVSSVKLYYNLANAYFKEDRIGKAILYYKRALRLAPGNDDIRHNLSVAEARTKDNIEDIPEFFFVTWMREARHTMSCTAWSVLSLVLLACALALFLVYLLAQRLSLRKAGFYGTVVAVLLCMLTTWFALGERREMLDDTSAVVMTASTAVKSSPDKSSTDLFVLHEGTVVTITNRLDDWCEVVIADGKKGWLECRKIETI; the protein is encoded by the coding sequence ATGAAAAAACGAATTTCAGTTTGTCTCGTCCTGCTGCTGGGGTGGCTTGCATCCTATGCGCAGGAGCCTGCCGACAGCCTTGCGCAGCCGGCGGCGGAGCAGAGCGAGTCCGCGCCCCGGCCCACGACCGATGAGTTGTGGGACATGGCCAACACGGCCTATATCAACGGCAATTTCCATTCGGCCGCCGAAGTCTACGAAGAGATTCTTTCCCGCGGGGTAAGCTCCGTGAAACTCTACTATAACCTCGCCAATGCCTACTTCAAGGAGGACCGCATCGGCAAGGCCATCCTCTATTACAAACGGGCGCTGCGGCTGGCTCCCGGCAACGACGACATCCGCCACAACCTGAGCGTCGCCGAAGCCCGCACGAAGGACAACATCGAGGATATTCCCGAATTCTTCTTCGTGACGTGGATGCGCGAAGCCCGCCACACGATGAGCTGTACGGCGTGGAGCGTCCTTTCGCTGGTGCTGCTGGCCTGTGCGCTGGCGCTGTTTCTGGTCTACCTGCTGGCCCAGCGGCTTTCGCTGCGCAAGGCCGGGTTCTACGGCACCGTCGTCGCCGTGCTGCTGTGCATGCTGACGACGTGGTTCGCGCTGGGCGAACGCCGCGAGATGCTCGACGACACTTCGGCCGTGGTCATGACCGCTTCTACGGCGGTCAAGAGTTCGCCCGACAAGTCGTCCACCGACCTTTTCGTGCTGCACGAAGGCACGGTCGTGACGATCACGAACCGGCTCGACGACTGGTGCGAAGTGGTGATCGCCGACGGCAAGAAGGGGTGGCTGGAGTGCCGCAAAATCGAAACGATCTGA
- a CDS encoding META domain-containing protein, translating to MKILLKIAALAAVAALAAGCCSCRSYQKKNRRPLVGTEWQLIQLGGKAVKPEEGKFTLTFLAEENRIAGIGACNRIMGRYEATEKGALKIGPLASTMMVCPGMEQEDAFTKALESTTHYDMDGPMLLLLSDGELRAVFQAKP from the coding sequence ATGAAGATTTTGCTGAAAATCGCGGCCCTCGCCGCCGTTGCGGCCCTCGCCGCAGGGTGCTGCAGCTGCCGTTCCTACCAGAAGAAAAACCGCAGGCCGCTCGTCGGCACCGAATGGCAGCTCATTCAGCTGGGCGGCAAGGCCGTCAAACCCGAAGAGGGCAAATTCACGCTTACGTTTCTGGCCGAAGAGAACCGCATCGCGGGCATCGGCGCCTGCAACCGCATCATGGGGAGGTACGAAGCGACCGAGAAGGGCGCGCTGAAGATCGGGCCGCTGGCATCGACGATGATGGTATGCCCCGGCATGGAGCAGGAGGACGCGTTCACCAAGGCGCTCGAATCGACGACGCACTACGATATGGACGGACCGATGCTGCTCCTGCTGAGCGACGGCGAACTGCGGGCCGTATTTCAGGCGAAGCCCTGA